A genome region from Eremothecium cymbalariae DBVPG#7215 chromosome 4, complete sequence includes the following:
- the MPH1 gene encoding 3'-5' DNA helicase (similar to Ashbya gossypii ADR011C), translating into MTTNMSDFSDLEDADLEELLDTKVNRCVQTSVIRHPLLVQRDLTGKVLEGEKRYYEEIKTTVTYKPTHHQLCYDQLNSFIYPTNYEVRDYQYEIVKRALFENVLCAIPTGMGKTFIASTVMLNYFRWTKNAKIIFTAPTRPLVAQQIKACLGVTGIPYNQTAILLDKSRKHREQIWAEKRVFFATPQVIENDLKRGVLNPKDIVLVVIDEAHRARGSYAYVEVTKFIERFNTSYRMLALTATPATDIEGVQEVVENLQISKIEIRTEESEDIVKYMKRRDYEKVNVPFTSEIEDIIEQIGIAATPVLKEAVQLGLYDDCEPVNINAYVAMQQSQRLISNSSIPEGVKWKNYFTLQLLSHVGHMLKRLKIYGIRTFYSYFDNKYREFTTKCELGKSKNKTAQSFYSSPILKNVIKTCQRYLSVPEFLGHGKLQCVRNELSTFFVNVNADSRVIIFTELRESALEIVKCIDDMNDKSFRPHIFIGQARGKEGFDQTEYIRKYTPKGRTKADRFRRIDEERQIQEEKMKKKEEEKLLRSSRRTGSSEEAQITGMSQKQQKEVISKFKKGEYNVLVCTSIGEEGLDIGEVDMIICYDTTSSPIKNIQRMGRTGRKRDGRIVLLLSDNESNKFEKAMEDYAQLQRLIGQGSINYKVADRIIPANMNPKCQKEFITVSATNNEVNEMEDTDAVIKFATQAMLGKLDNKKTGKKKVTKATPKRFFMPDNVEHGIVPAVNLVNRYDIRENGEYELAEKSTNKKKLTNVPKGQHTLLDRLEHDSLESDMSSPEMASQNLIVDIKPKLLSDILMKQDITLGADQIPSSYDSEILNPDTTMVFDTKHLEFPSKRSLDTDDPPQLLKKQKADKNAFIDKETTYKNTFNKSDGLLTPSEKKYFEENYSSVNLVSWEPKPLFSHPKLKVYKIPHCERVRSIISVFDAMNNDDKEQIIEMHRKNAIARRVEHQLATETNEPTHRAVIVSNHDIRLISQELEFEETCDRSEIDVLDDDGGLSDLLCI; encoded by the coding sequence ATGACCACAAACATGTCAGACTTTAGTGACCTTGAGGATGCTGACTTAGAGGAATTGCTTGATACCAAGGTAAATCGGTGTGTCCAAACCAGTGTTATCAGACATCCTTTATTGGTCCAACGTGATCTAACAGGGAAAGTATTAGAGGGGGAGAAAAGGTATTATGAGGAAATCAAGACAACAGTTACATACAAACCTACTCACCACCAGCTATGCTACGATCAGTTAaattcatttatatatcCAACAAATTATGAGGTACGTGATTACCAATATGAAATTGTGAAGAGAgctttatttgaaaatgtgTTATGCGCCATTCCAACCGGTATGGGGAAGACATTTATTGCAAGTACGGTCATGTTGAATTATTTTAGATGGACAAAGAATGCAAAGATAATCTTCACCGCACCAACTCGACCATTAGTTGCGCAGCAGATCAAGGCTTGTTTGGGTGTTACTGGAATTCCATACAATCAGACGGCGATATTGTTGGATAAGAGTCGTAAACATCGAGAACAGATATGGGCAGAAAAGCGGGTATTCTTTGCTACACCACAAGTTATAGAAAACGATTTGAAAAGAGGAGTGTTGAATCCCAAAGATATCGTTTTGGTAGTTATAGATGAAGCACACAGAGCACGGGGATCGTATGCTTATGTTGAGGTTACAAAATTTATCGAAAGATTTAATACCTCTTACAGAATGCTTGCACTTACAGCAACACCAGCAACCGATATAGAGGGTGTTCAAGAAGTAGTTGAAAACTTGcaaatttcaaagattgaGATTAGAACTGAAGAGAGTGAGGATATTGTGAAATATATGAAACGGAGAGATTATGAGAAAGTAAATGTACCTTTCACTTCTGAGATTGAAGACATTATAGAACAGATAGGTATCGCTGCAACTCCAGTGCTAAAAGAAGCTGTTCAACTGGGTTTATATGATGATTGTGAGCCTGTAAATATAAATGCATATGTGGCAATGCAACAAAGTCAAAGACTTATctcaaattcttcaattccAGAGGGGGTAAAATGGAAGAACTATTTTACCTTACAGTTGTTATCCCATGTGGGTCATATGTTGAAGAGACTAAAGATTTATGGTATCCGGACgttttattcttattttgataataaatacaGGGAGTTTACGACTAAGTGTGAATTGGgcaaatccaaaaacaaaactgCTCAATCGTTCTATTCCAGTccaatattgaaaaatgttATCAAAACTTGTCAGCGGTACTTATCCGTTCCTGAATTCTTGGGACATGGAAAATTGCAGTGCGTTAGGAATGAATTATCTACGTTTTTTGTAAACGTTAATGCTGATTCCAGAGTCATTATATTTACCGAGCTTAGAGAATCTGCATTGGAAATCGTTAAATGCATTGATGACATGAATGATAAAAGCTTTAGACCCCATATCTTTATTGGCCAAGCCAGAGGTAAAGAAGGGTTCGATCAAACTGAATACATTAGAAAATATACACCAAAAGGTAGGACTAAGGCAGACCGATTTCGTAGAATAGATGAGGAAAGACAAATTCAAGAggaaaagatgaagaagaaagaagaggaaaagTTATTAAGGAGTTCTCGGAGAACTGGAAGCTCTGAGGAAGCCCAGATCACCGGAATGTctcagaaacaacaaaaagagGTTATCAGCAAGTTCAAGAAGGGTGAATATAATGTCCTTGTTTGTACTTCTATTGGAGAAGAAGGCTTAGATATTGGAGAAGTTGACATGATTATTTGCTACGATACCACCAGCAGTCCgatcaaaaatattcaacGTATGGGTAGGACTGGTAGAAAACGAGATGGTAGAATTGTTCTGTTGTTAAGTGATAATGAGTCGAATAAGTTTGAAAAGGCCATGGAAGATTATGCCCAATTACAAAGGCTGATTGGCCAGGGCTCAATAAACTACAAAGTCGCAGATCGCATTATACCAGCTAACATGAATCCGAAATGCCAGAAAGAATTTATCACGGTGTCTGCCACAAATAATGAAGTGAATGAAATGGAAGATACAGATGCTGTGATTAAATTTGCCACACAAGCGATGTTGGGTAAATTAGATAATAAGAAGACAGGGAAGAAAAAGGTAACGAAAGCAACACCTAAGAGGTTCTTTATGCCTGATAATGTTGAGCATGGCATAGTTCCCGCTGTTAATTTAGTCAACAGGTATGATATAAGAGAAAATGGAGAGTATGAATTAGCGGAGAAATCCACAAATAAGAAGAAACTTACCAACGTTCCCAAAGGGCAACACACACTGTTAGATCGACTAGAGCATGATTCTTTAGAATCAGATATGTCTTCCCCAGAAATGGCAAGTCAAAATCTAattgttgatattaaaCCTAAACTTCTGTCTGATATTCTGATGAAACAAGACATAACCCTTGGAGCTGATCAAATTCCTTCTTCCTATGATTCCGAAATACTAAATCCTGATACTACAATGGTTTTTGACACTAAACACCTAGAGTTCCCGTCAAAAAGGTCACTCGATACAGACGACCCACCTCAACTActgaagaaacaaaaagcaGATAAAAATGCCTTCATTGACAAAGAAACCACCTACAAAAATACTTTCAACAAGTCAGATGGACTCTTGACCCCAAGCGAAAAGAAATACTTTGAAGAGAATTACTCATCAGTTAACCTGGTATCTTGGGAACCCAAACCACTCTTTTCCCATCCTAAACTTAAGGTGTATAAAATACCACATTGCGAAAGAGTACGTTCAATTATATCTGTATTTGACGCAATGAATAATGACGATAAAGAACAGATTATTGAAATGCATAGGAAAAATGCAATTGCACGTCGAGTAGAACATCAATTAGCCACTGAAACTAATGAACCAACTCATCGCGCTGTTATTGTATCAAATCATGATATAAGATTAATCTCACAGGAActtgaatttgaagaaacttgTGATCGTAGCGAAATAGACGTCTTAGATGACGATGGTGGACTCTCTGATTTACTCTGCATCTGA
- the TMA20 gene encoding translation machinery-associated protein 20 (similar to Ashbya gossypii ADR010C 1-intron) translates to MFKKFSKEDIHTRTRVKSSVQRSLKATLVKQFPGLEEVIDELIPKKAEMQIIKCTDKIQLYTVDNEVYFFQKFDELIPTLKFVHKFPQAFPTVQVDRGAIKFVLSGANIMCPGLTSAGAKIPESPGFEQDSLVIINAENKENALAVGKLLMSTDDIRSINKGHGVEMIHHLGDCLWNFSLD, encoded by the exons ATGTTTAAGAA GTTTTCTAAAGAGGATATACATACTCGTACTAGAGTGAAGTCATCTGTGCAGAGATCCTTGAAGGCTACGCTGGTTAAACAGTTTCCAGGTCTGGAGGAAGTGATCGACGAGTTGATACCTAAGAAGGCTGAAATGCAAATTATAAAATGTACGGATAAAATACAATTGTATACTGTTGATAATGAAGTGtatttctttcaaaagtttgatgAATTGATTCCTACATTGAAATTTGTTCATAAATTTCCTCAAGCGTTTCCCACGGTTCAAGTCGATAGAGGGGCTATTAAGTTTGTATTATCTGGGGCTAACATTATGTGCCCGGGTCTGACTTCTGCTGGTGCTAAGATTCCAGAATCTCCCGGCTTTGAGCAGGACTCTCTTGTTATCATTAAtgcagaaaacaaagagaatGCCCTTGCTGTTGGTAAGCTATTAATGTCGACTGATGACATTCGTTCTATCAACAAAGGCCATGGGGTAGAAATGATCCATCACTTGGGTGACTGCCTCTGGAATTTCAGTTTAGATTAG
- the PAC2 gene encoding Pac2p (similar to Ashbya gossypii ADR009W) produces MVYKVGDRLQISSELCIIRFIGTISDWGEDITAYGLEWDNIERGRHDGEVNGTRYFSTLTGNSATIMKESKLLQSLDADRTLLHALNTKYGDNLRSIETMYIGSKKLESYGFDKLAQIYNDYSNLKLLSLSRLCVRSAGSSEELAELSERCTSVESLDLSFNLLTDFNEVVTIVSKLPTIRQLDVSGNVFQMNYSEQVVCPNLKSLTLVYCRLTAEFIKLIMRSFPNLESLNVQDNNINCLDEVTVPRSLRELNISQNGIKKLPPTFSSAFITTLLVAENEISDISLDTCDSIQRLDISKNKIDNWATLDKINLKFPNLKGLRIDENPFCSDESSETDSFYQIIARVSNITMLNGSILTRELREDAEFYFISKVQSGLISYDRLLHRWGSLMQHHNISEREASSETANFIANRICRIKVHTVDPLEFELNVLNSISVRYLKSLIAKHINADVLSVKLTYSIVPDIIISFNHEFSSISNFGISTGSNIYVTLDNVH; encoded by the coding sequence ATGGTTTATAAAGTTGGAGATAGATTGCAAATAAGCAGTGAATTATGCATCATTAGATTTATTGGAACGATCTCAGACTGGGGTGAAGATATTACTGCATATGGTCTAGAATGGGATAATATAGAAAGAGGGAGACATGATGGTGAAGTAAATGGAACGCGCTACTTCAGCACTCTAACTGGTAATTCAGCAACAATAATGAAAGAGTCGAAGTTATTGCAGAGTTTGGATGCAGACAGGACATTGTTACACGCATTAAACACGAAATATGGTGATAACTTGCGTAGCATTGAGACGATGTATATAGGGTCtaaaaaattggaatcaTATGGTTTCGATAAACTGGCTCAGATATACAATGACTACTCTAATTTAAAGTTATTATCTTTATCACGGTTATGTGTTAGATCAGCTGGGTCTTCCGAAGAATTAGCAGAGCTTTCTGAAAGATGCACAAGTGTTGAAAGTTTGGATTTATCTTTCAACCTATTGACAGATTTCAACGAGGTGGTAACTattgtttcaaaattgCCAACTATCCGCCAATTAGATGTAAGTGGCAATGTGTTTCAAATGAATTATTCTGAACAGGTAGTATGTCCAAATCTGAAAAGTCTCACTTTGGTATATTGCCGCCTTACAGCAGAGTTTATAAAACTTATAATGAGATCGTTTCCGAATCTTGAATCATTGAATGTACAAGATAACAATATCAATTGCCTTGATGAAGTTACAGTTCCCAGGAGCCTCAGGGAGCTCAACATATCCCAAAATGGAATCAAGAAACTCCCACCTACCTTTTCGTCAGCATTTATCACTACATTACTTGTAGCAGAAAACGAAATATCTGATATATCTCTAGATACCTGTGATAGTATTCAAAGACTAGACATTTCTAAGAACAAAATAGATAATTGGGCAACTCTAGACAAAATAAACTTGAAGtttccaaatttaaaagGTTTGAGAATCGATGAGAACCCATTTTGTTCTGATGAGTCCTCAGAAACAGACAGTTTCTATCAAATTATTGCTAGAGTATCCAATATAACTATGCTTAATGGCAGCATATTGACTAGAGAGCTTCGTGAAGATGCagagttttattttatttctaaGGTTCAATCGGGGCTCATCTCATATGACAGGTTATTACATCGCTGGGGTTCGCTCATGCAGCACCATAATATTTCTGAAAGAGAGGCGTCATCAGAAACTGCAAATTTCATAGCGAACCGTATATGTCGTATTAAAGTCCATACGGTCGATCCACTAGAATTTGAATTGAATGTATTGAATAGTATATCAGTCCGTTATCTAAAAAGCCTTATTGCGAAGCACATAAATGCAGATGTGCTGTCGGTGAAACTTACCTATTCGATAGTGCCagacatcatcatcagttTCAATCATGAATTTTCGTCAATAAGTAATTTTGGTATCAGCACAGGATCTAATATATACGTTACTTTAGATAATGTACATTGA